One Polaribacter sp. KT25b DNA segment encodes these proteins:
- a CDS encoding outer membrane beta-barrel protein has translation MKKILFLSCLFISTIAFSQTKKFTISGIIKSEDDKELLESATVHLERLKDSSIVSYTISNEKGAFNLEGETSDSKIKLVVSFIGFKPYSKIIDVKNQNVGSLLLTGSNVLDGVVIKSSAPITIKKDTLEFNVKSFKTKADANVEDLLKKLPGVEVDDEGAITVNGKSVNKILVNGKPFFGNDPTITTRNLTKDIIEKIQISDTKTNAQAFSGEDSDGENKTINLTIKKENNKGYFGKVAAGAGTDDRNEYAGMITRFKQSERIGLLAGGNNINSPGFSFGNQRLQFGGNNRSFGGGQGIVTSNNYGANYINSFGKIFEFSGDYFYKNSSSDNKSTSDRETFLSDGTSFYRNSENTSLNDSDSHDASIDFEVEIDSTFRIDIESDFNKNLNTNRYNSISETLDNSKILTNDSQIGSIADSDKETFNNEINLTKRFGSKGAFLRVELTANLSKTLTDDFVKSETNIYGSDSEQIIRDQYSDGSSNVKELASEITYRFPIIANNLFLDAAYTIGNTKTTNKRSTFDFDDNTNDYSDFSELLSTDFKYSDKISRPSLELEFRNEKWSASTEIALNNRTLENTDYLRPETNLEREFNNLEYGLNVRFRKSRANSYRLRYNFRNSTPSLSQLQPFRDESNPLNIVTGNPALSPSKTHSLRFGAANFNWQNRTGFWSYANISFTNDRVVAKTTINTSTLIRETTYANVDGFISARAGGSYSSTKKWEDFGSLKTEFRVFADYSKNINFNNDVQYSSKIVSISPNIGFDFSWDDILQIRPSYTISFSKNTYDIDSFSNKDFTNHDVTIATSTNFLKKFEWLNDVNYNYNPNIADGFQKSAWFWNTTLRYSILKDNGAISLKIYDILDQNTNARRVATEDYIQDSSSTVLNQYAMLSFTWKFNSLGNSGKKFEPQRRSRYRG, from the coding sequence ATGAAGAAAATTTTATTTTTAAGCTGTTTATTTATAAGCACAATTGCTTTTTCGCAAACTAAAAAATTTACAATCTCTGGTATTATTAAATCCGAAGACGATAAAGAACTACTAGAATCTGCAACCGTTCACTTAGAAAGATTAAAAGATAGTAGCATCGTTTCGTATACAATTAGCAATGAAAAAGGTGCTTTTAATCTAGAAGGAGAAACATCAGACTCTAAAATAAAACTAGTAGTTTCTTTTATAGGTTTTAAACCATACTCGAAAATTATTGATGTTAAAAATCAAAATGTTGGCTCTTTACTTTTAACAGGGTCTAATGTTTTAGATGGTGTTGTAATAAAATCTAGCGCGCCAATAACTATTAAAAAAGACACTCTAGAATTTAATGTAAAATCGTTTAAAACAAAAGCAGATGCAAATGTTGAAGATTTACTTAAAAAATTACCAGGCGTAGAAGTAGATGATGAAGGAGCCATTACTGTAAACGGAAAATCTGTTAATAAAATTTTAGTAAATGGGAAACCTTTTTTTGGAAACGACCCAACAATTACTACCAGAAATTTAACGAAAGATATTATTGAGAAAATTCAAATTTCTGATACAAAAACAAACGCACAAGCTTTTTCTGGAGAAGATTCTGATGGAGAAAACAAAACCATAAATCTTACCATCAAAAAAGAAAACAACAAAGGATATTTTGGTAAAGTTGCTGCAGGCGCTGGTACAGATGACAGAAATGAATATGCAGGAATGATTACTCGTTTTAAACAAAGCGAACGAATAGGACTTTTAGCCGGTGGAAATAATATTAATTCTCCAGGTTTTAGTTTTGGTAATCAAAGATTACAATTTGGCGGTAATAATAGAAGTTTTGGTGGAGGTCAAGGTATTGTAACATCTAATAATTATGGCGCAAACTATATAAATTCATTTGGAAAAATATTTGAGTTTTCTGGAGATTATTTTTACAAAAACAGTTCTTCGGATAATAAATCTACCTCTGATAGAGAAACTTTTTTATCTGATGGAACTAGCTTTTATAGAAATTCAGAAAACACTTCTTTAAACGATAGTGATAGTCATGATGCTAGTATCGATTTTGAAGTTGAAATTGATAGTACTTTTAGAATTGATATTGAAAGTGACTTTAATAAAAATTTAAATACGAATAGATATAATAGCATATCAGAAACCTTAGACAACAGTAAAATTTTAACCAATGATTCTCAAATTGGGTCTATAGCAGATTCTGACAAAGAAACTTTTAATAATGAAATTAATTTAACCAAAAGATTTGGTAGCAAAGGTGCCTTTTTAAGAGTAGAATTAACAGCTAATTTAAGTAAAACATTGACTGATGATTTTGTGAAATCTGAAACTAATATCTATGGATCAGATTCAGAACAAATCATAAGAGATCAATATTCAGATGGTAGTTCTAACGTTAAAGAACTAGCTAGTGAAATTACCTATCGTTTTCCTATTATAGCAAATAACTTATTTTTAGATGCTGCATATACTATTGGAAACACAAAAACAACAAATAAACGAAGCACATTCGATTTTGATGATAACACTAATGATTATAGTGATTTTAGCGAACTTTTAAGTACAGATTTTAAATATTCTGATAAAATAAGTAGACCAAGTCTAGAGTTAGAATTTAGAAATGAAAAATGGTCTGCATCAACAGAAATAGCTCTTAATAATAGAACACTTGAAAACACCGATTATCTAAGACCTGAAACAAATTTAGAAAGAGAATTTAATAATTTAGAATATGGTTTGAATGTTCGATTTAGAAAAAGTAGAGCAAATAGCTATAGATTAAGATATAATTTTAGAAATTCAACTCCTAGTCTATCTCAATTACAACCTTTTAGAGATGAATCAAACCCACTTAATATAGTTACTGGTAACCCTGCTTTATCGCCTTCTAAAACTCATAGTTTAAGATTTGGTGCTGCTAATTTTAACTGGCAAAATAGAACTGGTTTTTGGTCTTACGCTAACATTTCTTTTACTAATGATAGAGTTGTTGCTAAAACGACAATTAATACAAGTACATTAATTAGAGAAACCACATACGCAAACGTAGATGGATTTATAAGCGCTCGAGCTGGTGGAAGTTATAGTTCTACAAAAAAATGGGAAGATTTTGGAAGCTTAAAAACAGAATTTAGAGTTTTTGCAGACTATAGTAAAAATATCAACTTTAATAATGATGTACAATATTCTAGTAAAATTGTATCTATTTCTCCAAATATTGGCTTTGATTTTTCTTGGGATGATATTTTACAAATAAGACCTTCTTATACTATTTCTTTCAGTAAAAACACCTATGATATAGATAGTTTTAGTAATAAAGATTTTACAAATCATGATGTTACAATTGCAACTTCAACCAATTTTTTAAAGAAATTTGAATGGTTAAATGATGTAAATTATAATTACAATCCAAATATAGCAGATGGTTTTCAAAAAAGTGCTTGGTTCTGGAACACAACTTTGCGTTACTCTATTTTAAAAGATAATGGCGCAATAAGTTTAAAGATTTATGACATTTTAGATCAAAATACAAATGCTAGAAGAGTTGCAACAGAAGATTATATTCAAGATTCTTCAAGTACTGTTTTAAATCAATATGCAATGTTAAGTTTTACTTGGAAATTTAATAGTTTAGGAAACTCAGGTAAAAAGTTTGAACCACAACGTAGAAGTAGATATAGAGGATAG
- a CDS encoding T9SS type A sorting domain-containing protein, with product MKKTLLFLLNYFCLGLLLVSAQNVTIPDAAFKSHLLANTAINTDNDTEISVAEAQAFSGELLINGLSISDLTGIEAFINITRLDCYSNNLTALDVSSNLALTRLHCSNNQIETLDISANTQITDIQCHNNGVLYQLNIANGNNSNFSYMKAYGNSLSCIQIDAGFTPPAEAGIYSQGWTKGNSAIYGVDCVALNQEVNIPDANFKNFLVSDNTINLNGDSEITLAEAQATTELIMDGIGIADLTGIEAFTNLTRLDVPNNSLTTIDVSNNLSLTRLHAGFNKLTSLDIRLNTNINELFCHENSGLETLLISNGNNSNFIYMKAYSNASLTCIQVDAGFSPPANSGQYVVGWTKDTQASYSENCIPAVYYVDANATGVNDGSSWTDAFTNVTDALASTNLNDAVWVAKGTYTLADKNTPIAVSTNEVDIIGGFTGTETTLADRDLTAIHTTNATIFTGDINGDDVDGDFTSNKTDNAERLFELRTSNVTFDGIIFENIYDTSQSGGVEENGVIFIPNSLNSNNLKIKNSVFRNNYSNGYLLKIRKFNQGLLIENTKFINNTIVNMGLVYIQSDSTNRYIFTRWANVLVADNDINLSALDIYRDDFNNGNTLDVVINNSTFINNNYNNTFGNSISASGDGSVNLNINNSIFWKNTINGSVATRDISNGMNSTYDVFIKNTIAAVPSNAGTSGTFSTTNVTTLNSTTDNLNLDANYKPTSASNYIKDQGDNTLYNVNLFGSLDLSGNDRIFNTTIDLGVYEYNSTLGMEDETFMSELKLYPNPVSDRLFVSTIDPVESIVIYNINGQLVKQVNVIKNGVDVSELPVGVYLVKIQTNTSNINQKLFKK from the coding sequence ATGAAAAAAACATTACTATTTTTATTGAACTACTTTTGTTTAGGCTTACTGTTAGTCTCTGCTCAAAATGTTACGATACCCGATGCCGCATTTAAGTCGCACTTACTAGCAAATACAGCTATTAATACGGATAATGATACAGAAATATCTGTTGCCGAAGCACAAGCGTTTTCGGGCGAATTATTAATAAATGGACTATCAATTTCAGATTTAACAGGTATTGAAGCTTTTATTAATATAACGCGTTTAGATTGTTACAGTAATAATTTAACAGCTTTAGATGTTAGTAGTAATTTGGCATTAACACGTTTACATTGTTCTAATAATCAAATAGAAACATTAGATATTAGTGCAAACACACAGATTACAGATATTCAATGTCATAACAATGGTGTTTTATACCAATTAAATATAGCTAATGGTAATAACAGTAACTTTAGCTATATGAAAGCCTATGGAAATAGTTTGTCGTGTATTCAAATAGATGCTGGTTTTACACCGCCAGCAGAAGCAGGTATATACAGTCAAGGTTGGACCAAAGGGAACTCTGCAATTTATGGTGTCGATTGTGTTGCGCTTAATCAAGAAGTAAACATTCCTGATGCCAATTTTAAAAACTTTTTAGTAAGCGATAACACTATCAATTTAAATGGAGATTCTGAAATAACGCTGGCAGAAGCTCAAGCTACAACCGAGTTAATTATGGACGGTATTGGTATTGCAGACTTAACAGGTATTGAAGCTTTTACCAATTTAACGCGTTTAGATGTACCAAATAATAGCCTAACTACTATTGACGTTAGTAACAATTTATCTTTAACACGTTTACATGCTGGTTTCAATAAGTTAACAAGTTTAGACATCCGTTTAAATACAAATATTAATGAATTGTTTTGTCATGAAAATAGTGGGTTAGAAACCTTGTTAATCTCTAACGGAAACAACAGTAATTTCATCTATATGAAAGCGTATAGTAATGCAAGTTTAACATGTATTCAAGTTGATGCAGGCTTTTCACCACCAGCAAACAGCGGTCAGTACGTAGTAGGTTGGACTAAAGATACTCAAGCAAGTTATAGCGAAAACTGTATACCAGCAGTATATTATGTAGATGCTAATGCAACCGGTGTTAATGATGGTAGCTCATGGACAGATGCTTTTACAAACGTAACAGACGCTTTAGCAAGTACCAATTTAAATGATGCTGTTTGGGTAGCAAAAGGAACGTATACATTGGCAGATAAAAATACACCAATAGCGGTTAGTACAAACGAAGTAGATATTATTGGAGGTTTTACAGGGACCGAAACAACCTTAGCAGATAGAGACTTAACAGCCATTCATACTACAAATGCAACCATTTTTACTGGTGATATTAATGGTGATGATGTTGATGGAGATTTCACTTCAAATAAAACAGATAATGCAGAGCGTTTATTTGAATTAAGAACAAGTAACGTCACTTTTGATGGTATTATTTTTGAAAACATTTACGATACTTCACAGTCTGGTGGTGTAGAAGAAAACGGTGTGATATTTATACCAAATAGTTTGAATTCTAATAACTTAAAAATTAAAAATTCGGTATTTAGAAATAACTACTCTAATGGCTATTTACTTAAAATTAGAAAATTTAATCAAGGATTACTTATTGAAAACACCAAGTTTATTAATAATACAATTGTAAACATGGGATTGGTTTATATACAATCTGATAGTACAAACCGTTATATTTTTACACGTTGGGCAAATGTTTTGGTAGCAGATAACGATATTAATCTTTCAGCACTAGACATTTACAGAGATGATTTTAACAATGGAAATACTTTAGATGTTGTTATAAATAATAGTACTTTTATAAATAACAACTACAATAATACTTTTGGTAATTCTATTTCGGCCTCAGGTGATGGAAGTGTAAACCTTAATATTAATAACTCTATCTTTTGGAAGAATACAATAAATGGTTCAGTGGCAACTAGAGATATTTCTAACGGTATGAATTCTACTTACGATGTGTTTATTAAAAATACTATCGCAGCAGTACCTTCAAACGCTGGAACTTCCGGAACGTTTAGTACAACAAACGTAACGACATTAAATTCCACAACTGATAATTTGAATTTAGATGCGAATTATAAACCAACATCAGCTTCAAATTATATTAAAGATCAAGGAGATAATACGCTTTACAATGTAAATCTATTTGGTAGTTTAGACTTATCTGGGAATGATAGAATTTTTAACACAACCATAGATTTGGGTGTTTACGAGTACAACTCTACCTTAGGAATGGAAGATGAAACTTTTATGTCAGAATTAAAGTTATACCCTAATCCTGTAAGTGATAGGTTGTTTGTTAGCACAATAGATCCGGTTGAAAGTATTGTTATTTATAACATAAACGGGCAATTAGTGAAGCAAGTTAATGTAATAAAGAATGGAGTAGATGTGTCTGAATTACCAGTTGGAGTGTATCTGGTAAAAATACAAACAAATACTAGTAATATTAATCAAAAACTTTTTAAAAAATAG
- a CDS encoding S41 family peptidase, which produces MKKFKTKKTLFVILLVGTIFLSFSFQSKFFEVAKQIEIYNTLFKELNMYYVDEINPAELTTKAIKNTLKDLDPYTNFYNEQDVENAKIRREGEYAGIGVGVYYTKNGIEISEVYRGFSADKVGLKAGDIIVSAEGQSLKNMERDQLSMFLKGTPGTKIAVEIERQGKILKKEIARENVEINPVPFYEMIDEETGYITLTQFNEKASSEVKKAFRELKKKGMTKLVFDLRSNPGGSLQEAINISNFFIPKGKVIVTTKAKIKKWSNTYKTANEPLDLEIPVVVLVNGRSASASEIVSGSLQDYDRAVIMGQRSFGKGLVQRYRTLTYGTQLKLTISKYYTPSGRCIQELDYTNRDDKTGVIPKFSDKGVNAFKTENGRTVFDGGGVLPDVEIKTSEKTEATDNLLKSKAIFNFAIDYFYKNLEIDKVEDYQFSNADFKSFTNYLKIDTTFVTKQERLFDAAFLSAENKDISKEYQKIKEKLFEAKISEVSKNQDIISVFLEDEILEKYYYKEGVYQHHLKNDLIIKEAVKLLENQDKYKQVLSGK; this is translated from the coding sequence ATGAAAAAATTTAAAACTAAAAAGACACTATTTGTAATTTTATTAGTTGGAACGATTTTTTTATCATTTTCATTTCAGTCTAAATTTTTTGAAGTTGCAAAACAAATAGAAATCTACAATACACTTTTTAAGGAATTAAACATGTATTATGTAGATGAAATAAATCCTGCAGAATTAACAACTAAAGCCATAAAAAACACCTTAAAAGATTTAGATCCATATACTAATTTTTACAACGAACAAGATGTAGAAAATGCTAAAATTAGAAGAGAAGGAGAATATGCAGGAATTGGAGTTGGCGTTTATTACACTAAAAACGGAATTGAAATAAGTGAGGTTTACAGAGGGTTTTCTGCGGATAAAGTTGGCTTAAAAGCGGGTGATATTATTGTTTCTGCCGAAGGACAATCGCTTAAAAATATGGAAAGAGATCAACTTTCTATGTTTTTAAAAGGAACTCCTGGTACAAAAATAGCTGTAGAAATTGAACGTCAAGGAAAAATCCTAAAAAAGGAAATTGCAAGAGAAAATGTAGAAATTAATCCGGTGCCTTTTTATGAAATGATTGATGAAGAAACAGGATATATTACCTTAACTCAGTTTAATGAAAAAGCTTCATCCGAAGTAAAAAAAGCATTTAGAGAATTAAAGAAAAAAGGGATGACAAAACTGGTTTTTGATTTACGCTCAAATCCCGGTGGTTCTTTGCAAGAAGCTATTAATATTTCAAACTTTTTTATTCCGAAAGGAAAAGTAATTGTTACCACAAAAGCGAAGATTAAAAAATGGAGTAACACGTATAAAACTGCAAATGAACCTTTAGATTTAGAAATTCCTGTAGTGGTTTTAGTGAATGGACGTTCTGCATCAGCATCCGAAATTGTAAGCGGTTCTTTGCAAGATTACGACAGAGCTGTAATTATGGGGCAACGTTCTTTTGGAAAAGGATTGGTGCAACGTTACAGAACTTTAACTTACGGAACACAATTAAAATTGACAATTTCTAAATATTACACGCCAAGTGGAAGATGTATTCAAGAGTTAGATTACACAAATAGAGACGATAAAACTGGGGTGATTCCTAAATTTTCTGATAAAGGAGTTAATGCTTTTAAAACGGAAAATGGAAGAACTGTTTTTGATGGTGGAGGTGTGTTGCCAGATGTAGAAATTAAAACATCAGAAAAAACAGAAGCTACAGATAATTTACTAAAATCTAAAGCTATTTTTAATTTTGCAATTGATTATTTTTATAAAAATTTAGAAATAGATAAGGTAGAAGATTATCAATTTTCAAATGCTGATTTTAAGAGTTTTACAAATTATTTGAAGATAGATACTACATTTGTTACAAAACAAGAGCGTTTGTTTGATGCTGCATTTTTATCCGCAGAAAATAAAGATATTTCTAAAGAATATCAGAAAATAAAAGAAAAATTATTTGAAGCTAAAATTTCTGAAGTTTCTAAAAATCAAGATATTATAAGTGTATTCTTAGAAGATGAAATTCTTGAAAAATACTATTACAAAGAAGGTGTTTATCAGCATCATTTAAAAAACGATTTAATAATAAAAGAGGCTGTTAAGTTGCTTGAAAACCAAGATAAGTACAAACAGGTTTTATCGGGGAAATAA
- the rfbB gene encoding dTDP-glucose 4,6-dehydratase, with protein sequence MQTVLITGGAGFIGSNFIPFFLEKNQELKIVNLDLLTYAGNLSNLKEVENTGRYTFVKGDVCDRVLVEQLFIEHNFSSVIHFAAESHVDNSIKNPDTFVRTNVFGTFNLIDIAKNYWMKEPFKFKKGFETSLFHHISTDEVYGSLAETGLFTEQTSYAPNSPYSASKASSDFFVRSYFHTYGLNVVTTNCSNNYGPKQHDEKLIPTIIRKAISNENIPIYGDGKNIRDWLYVLDHCKGIELVFKNGKKGETYNIGGKNERNNLYIANVICEILDEIKPKEKSYKEQINFVKDRPGHDFRYAIDASKIEKRLGWKAEEDFESGIRKTIKWYLKKYKK encoded by the coding sequence ATGCAAACGGTTCTCATAACTGGAGGCGCAGGTTTTATTGGCTCTAATTTTATTCCTTTTTTTCTTGAAAAAAATCAAGAATTAAAAATTGTAAATTTAGATTTATTAACTTATGCAGGGAATTTATCTAATTTAAAAGAAGTAGAAAATACAGGTAGATACACTTTTGTAAAAGGAGATGTTTGTGATAGAGTTTTAGTAGAACAACTTTTTATTGAACATAATTTCTCTAGTGTTATACATTTTGCAGCAGAATCTCATGTAGACAATTCAATTAAAAATCCTGATACTTTTGTGAGAACAAATGTTTTTGGAACATTTAATTTAATAGATATTGCCAAGAACTATTGGATGAAAGAACCATTCAAATTTAAAAAAGGTTTTGAAACATCTCTGTTTCATCATATTTCTACAGATGAAGTTTATGGTTCTTTAGCAGAAACAGGATTGTTTACAGAGCAAACTTCATATGCACCAAATAGTCCTTATAGTGCATCAAAAGCATCATCAGATTTTTTTGTAAGAAGTTATTTTCATACATACGGATTAAATGTTGTTACTACAAATTGCTCTAATAATTATGGACCAAAACAACATGACGAAAAGTTGATTCCTACAATAATAAGAAAAGCAATTTCTAATGAAAATATTCCTATTTATGGTGATGGGAAAAATATTAGAGATTGGTTATATGTATTAGATCATTGTAAAGGGATTGAATTAGTTTTTAAAAACGGTAAAAAAGGAGAAACTTATAATATTGGAGGTAAAAACGAACGTAATAATTTATATATCGCAAATGTTATTTGCGAAATTTTAGATGAAATAAAACCTAAAGAAAAATCTTACAAAGAACAAATTAACTTTGTAAAAGATAGACCCGGTCACGATTTTAGATATGCTATTGATGCTTCAAAAATAGAAAAACGATTAGGATGGAAAGCAGAAGAAGATTTTGAATCAGGGATTAGAAAAACAATTAAGTGGTATTTAAAAAAATACAAAAAATAA
- a CDS encoding acyl-CoA dehydrogenase family protein — MKPDLFQAPDYYNLDDLLTEEHKLIREAARDWVKRDVSPIIEEYAQKAEFPKQIIGGLAEIGAFGPYIPEEYGGAGLDQISYGLIMQEIERGDSGVRSTASVQSSLVMYPIFKYGNEEQRKKYLPKLASGEWMGCFGLTEPNHGSNPAGMETKFKDMGDHYLLNGAKMWISNAPFAQIAVVWAKNEEGRIHGLIVERGMEGFSTPTTHNKWSLRASATGELIFDNVKVPKENLLPNKSGLGAPLGCLDSARFGIAWGAIGAAMDCYDTALRYCKEREQFGKPIGQFQLQQKKLAEMITEITKAQLLAWRLGNLRNEDKATSAQISMAKRNNVDMAIHIAREARQMLGGMGITGEYSIMRHMMNLESVITYEGTHDIHLLITGFDVTGLSAFK, encoded by the coding sequence ATGAAACCTGATTTATTTCAAGCTCCAGATTATTATAATTTAGACGATTTACTTACCGAAGAACACAAATTAATTCGTGAGGCAGCGCGTGATTGGGTAAAACGTGATGTCTCACCAATAATTGAAGAATATGCTCAAAAAGCAGAATTTCCAAAACAAATTATTGGTGGTTTGGCAGAAATTGGTGCTTTCGGACCTTATATTCCAGAAGAATATGGTGGCGCAGGTTTAGATCAAATTTCCTATGGATTGATTATGCAAGAAATAGAACGTGGAGATTCTGGTGTTCGCTCAACTGCTTCTGTGCAATCTTCATTAGTAATGTACCCAATTTTTAAATATGGAAATGAAGAACAACGTAAAAAATACTTACCTAAATTAGCTTCTGGCGAATGGATGGGTTGCTTCGGATTAACAGAACCAAATCATGGCTCAAATCCGGCAGGAATGGAAACTAAGTTTAAAGATATGGGAGATCATTATCTTTTAAACGGCGCAAAAATGTGGATTTCAAATGCTCCTTTTGCACAAATTGCAGTAGTTTGGGCAAAGAATGAGGAAGGTAGAATTCACGGATTAATTGTAGAACGCGGAATGGAAGGTTTCTCAACACCAACAACTCATAATAAATGGTCACTTCGCGCATCCGCAACTGGGGAACTTATTTTTGATAACGTAAAAGTGCCAAAAGAAAATTTATTGCCAAATAAATCTGGATTAGGTGCACCTTTAGGATGTTTAGATTCTGCTCGTTTTGGAATTGCTTGGGGAGCAATTGGTGCTGCAATGGATTGTTATGACACCGCTTTGCGTTATTGTAAAGAACGCGAACAGTTTGGCAAACCTATTGGTCAATTTCAATTACAGCAAAAAAAATTAGCAGAAATGATTACCGAAATTACCAAAGCACAACTGTTAGCTTGGAGATTAGGAAATTTAAGAAATGAAGACAAAGCTACTTCTGCACAAATTTCTATGGCAAAACGCAATAATGTAGATATGGCAATACATATTGCTAGAGAAGCAAGACAAATGTTAGGCGGAATGGGAATTACTGGCGAATATTCTATTATGCGCCACATGATGAATTTAGAAAGTGTAATTACCTACGAAGGCACACACGATATTCATTTATTAATTACTGGTTTTGATGTAACAGGATTAAGTGCATTTAAATAA
- the rnpA gene encoding ribonuclease P protein component yields MKHTLGKEERLKSRKLIGRLYAEGNSVKAFPLRMMYLQTAHTSNFPAQVGVSVAKRNFKKAPDRNRLKRLMRETYRLQKEIVYDNLENPYVFMISYIGREERPYEELFTKMNKLLHTFIKEVKNKSDEKI; encoded by the coding sequence ATGAAGCATACTTTAGGAAAAGAAGAGCGATTAAAAAGCAGAAAGTTGATTGGAAGGTTATATGCAGAAGGGAATTCTGTAAAAGCTTTTCCGTTAAGAATGATGTATTTGCAAACAGCACATACTTCTAATTTTCCTGCACAGGTTGGAGTTTCTGTTGCTAAAAGAAACTTTAAAAAAGCACCTGATAGAAATCGTTTAAAAAGATTGATGCGAGAAACCTATCGTTTACAAAAAGAAATTGTGTACGATAATCTTGAGAATCCGTATGTTTTTATGATTTCTTATATTGGCAGAGAAGAAAGACCGTATGAAGAACTCTTTACTAAAATGAATAAATTACTACATACATTTATTAAAGAAGTAAAAAATAAATCAGATGAAAAAATTTAA
- a CDS encoding LytTR family DNA-binding domain-containing protein, with product MKAIIIDDEKRARHLLSNLITQNCASITSIQEAQDLASGVDLIKKTKPNLVFLDIEMPNQSGLDILEYFPNQIDFKIIFVTAYNQYAVEAFKLSAVDYLLKPVDIIELKAAVTKAEKAIKSNNLNDQLNKLRDSLKQLSIDKIALEIPKGIMFASHSDILYFEADGMYTNVQLISGKHKTICKPLKHFVEQLENNVMFFKCHRSYLINIKYVDELVKDDGNYLLMNNKKKIPISKSKHDHFLEIIKETFM from the coding sequence ATGAAAGCCATAATTATTGATGATGAAAAACGGGCAAGACATTTATTGTCTAACCTAATTACGCAAAATTGTGCCAGCATTACAAGTATACAAGAAGCACAAGATTTAGCCTCTGGTGTTGATTTAATAAAAAAAACAAAACCTAATTTGGTGTTTTTAGACATAGAAATGCCCAATCAATCTGGATTAGATATTTTAGAATATTTTCCAAATCAAATTGATTTTAAAATCATTTTTGTAACTGCTTATAATCAATATGCTGTGGAAGCTTTTAAACTTTCGGCGGTAGATTACTTATTAAAACCTGTAGATATCATCGAATTAAAAGCGGCAGTTACTAAAGCAGAAAAGGCTATAAAATCTAATAATTTAAATGATCAGTTAAATAAATTGAGAGATTCATTAAAGCAACTTTCAATAGATAAAATTGCTTTAGAAATTCCAAAAGGAATTATGTTCGCTTCGCATAGTGATATCTTATATTTTGAAGCAGATGGTATGTATACAAATGTTCAATTAATTTCGGGTAAACATAAAACTATTTGCAAGCCTTTAAAACACTTTGTAGAACAATTAGAAAACAATGTTATGTTTTTTAAATGTCACCGTTCTTACTTAATAAACATAAAATATGTAGATGAATTGGTGAAAGATGATGGAAATTATTTATTGATGAATAATAAAAAAAAGATTCCTATTTCAAAATCAAAACATGATCATTTTTTGGAGATTATAAAAGAAACATTTATGTAA